The Akkermansia muciniphila genome includes the window CGGAAGAGAAAACGCAGCCCAAGCCTGCGGAAGCCGGCTCCGCTCCCCTGGAGCAGAAGTCCGATATTCCTTCTTCCGAACACCCGGCAGCCAACGAGGAACCGAGTGAAAAAACTGACACGGTAACGGAACCCACAGAAACTCCCGCCGCTCCCGCGGAGGAAGAGGTTCCTGCGGAAAATGTTCCGGAGGCCGCCGCTGTAAAAGCGTGACGCTTTTTTGAAATTCCCCCGTCATACAGTCCGCAGGATTATCTTGATTCTGCGGACTTTGTTTTGTAGAAGAGAAGGAAATCAACAGGATTTTACATATGATCAGTACAACAATGGCAACCGCTCTTAATGAGCAAATCAAATGGGAAATGTATTCAGCCAACCTTTATCTGGCCATGTCCGCGTACCTGCAGGACGCCGGCCTGACGGGGTTTGCCCACTGGATGCGTGTCCAGTATCAGGAAGAAACCGCCCATGCCTTGAAATTTTATGATTTTCTTCTGGCTCGCGGAGGCCAGTTTACCATGCTGTCCATAGACGCACCCGCAGCGAGCTGGTCCAACATTCTGGAAATGTTTGAAGAAACGCTGACCCACGAGCAGGAAGTTACGCGCCGCATCAATGATCTGGTCCGCCTGTCCAAGGAGGAAAAGGATTTCGCTACGGATATTTTCCTGCACTGGTTTGTCAGTGAACAGGTGGAAGAAGAAGAAACCGTCAAGGACATCATTAGCAAACTGCGCATGATCAAGGGAGAAGGCCAGGGAATGCTTCTTATGGACAAGGAGCTGGGCGCCCGCGTCTTTACCCCTCCCCCCGCCAATTAACGGATACCGTAACCGCTCTGGCGGCCATTCTCCGGCAGGTTTCTTCACGGAAGCCCTTTTCCGGGGAATGGCCGGCAGAGTAGTTCGATTATCAGGAGTGTATGGATATAAGCACAAGGCTGGCAGCATGTAAGAATGTCCAAAGAATAAGCACTCCGTTTAATAATTTTTTTGCCTGTCATGCTGCGCGGCAACCGGAAACTTGTGGCATTGGAGAATAATGGCACTGGCAGAAGGTTTCTGCGAGTGTGAACATTTTATAACAGCATCCCGGACAATGCGCCTGGGCCTGTAACCAGTTTTTCAAATAGAATTTTAAAGATGAATGATTTTGAAACCGCCTTGGTGAGCCCGGAGAAAAACAGCCTCATTCCGGAGGAGGACAACTGGTTTGGCCCACTCGTCGGGACTTGGGATATTGAGTGGGTTGACGGGCACGGCACGGAGCATGAACGCCACGTGAAAGGGGAATGGATTTTTTCATGGATTCTGGAAGGCATGGCCATTCAGGATGTGTTCATCTGCCCTTCCCGGGAGGCCCGGAAGATTAAAACCTGGGCGGATGCCGCCTATGGCACGACGGTCAGGATCTACAATCCCCAACAACGGACATGGGACATTTTTTACGGCGTGGCCGGAGAAGCCACGCGGCTGGAAGCGAGAAAGGAAGGCAGCCGGATTGTCCTGACGGAAATTACCGGGCAAAAGATGAAATGGATTTTTTCCGAACTTACGGAAAATACGTTCCATTGGAGAAACATGGCCACGGAGGACGGGGAGCATTGGTTCCTCCAGGGGGAAGCGTTCGCTACCAGGCGGCCCTAGAACACGCTTGTTCATCGGCATTGGCTGCAATGCCGTCTTTCCCCTTTCTGCACCCGTCCAGGCCCGTTTAAAGGGGTTTCTCCTGTCTTTACGCCTGTCCACGGCAAATGAACCAGCCCGGCGCACCAATGCGCCATGCCTGCCGATGCCGTCAGGCATCCATAAGAATTTCCGGGGGTAGAGCCCTCTTTTCCCTCTTTTCCCTCTTTTCCCTCTTTTCCCTCTTTTCCCTCTTTTCCGGCAATCCGGAACCGACGCCGGAACCTGTCTCCAAAGGCGGCAGCATCCTGTTTTTCCTGACGCACACCTGTATAAAACTTTTCTGAAACAGGCCGTCTTTTCCCATGAGAACCCTTGCATGAGGCCTCTTTCCGGACCGGGCTTGTCATGCTGTGGCGCCTTTTTATGCCAGATTTGCTCCGGCTTCCGGGCAGTCATGGAAAAGATTTCCACTTATCAACAGCTTACACCTATTTTTAACATGTTATTCACATTCTATCTTCAAAATACAACCATTCTATTAACATTCAACATATTGTATTTCAAATACCATCAAAAGGCTTATTATCCGCAAATGTAAAATTTTAATAAAAATTTATATTTTTGACTTGCCCGCGGAAGGCCGTGGCAGTAGGTTGGCTGAACCGCCGCCAAGCCTGCGGACGGCACCGTTACAAACCTACCCCCTGATATTCACAACGACCATGAGCTCCATTTCCGAAGAAGCAAACAAGCTGGCGGATTTCATCCTGTTCACGCAACGTTCCTGCATTCTGAATCTTTCTTCAGAATTGAATGAGGGCAAGGTTTCCTATCCCCAGTTTTTCCTGCTGACTTACCTGGCCAGCGAGGATTTTCTGAGCATGTCCAGCATTGCCCTGAAGATGGGGCATTCCACTGCGGCGGCTACCGGCATGGTGGATAAACTTCAGGAGATGGGCTACCTCAAGCGCATGAGCGCGGCCAAGGACCGCCGTAAAATCATGGTCGCCATCACCCAGGAGGGGCGCGATCTGGTGGACCGCATGCGCCAGAACATCGTCCGGGACCTGGCCGCCCTGATGGCCGGAGCGGATCCCGACGCACGCCAGACGCTTGCCGATACCGGGAAATCCATTAAGAAGCGCCGTCTGGCCTGATTTCCGGTTTTATTGGTTCTGTACCAGGAAAAGGCAGCCGGTTTTGACTGGTTCGGGCGCTCTTTTTCCTATTGGCTCTCCGGCGCTCCATTGTTTTTCAGTGGCCGCAAAGGCTTGCGGCAATCCTTTCAGTATCCGGTTTACGGTTTTTACACGGGCGGAGGTCCTTGTTCCCGGCAGTGCAGCCATCAGAGGTGACGGAGGAAGGACAGTATCCCATGGCTTGAACGAAAACAGCCAGCCGGAAGCGGAGGCCTGGGGGCTACGCGCCTGAATTTCTTCCGCAGTGCAGCAGAGGGGAAATTCTCCTTTTCTTAAAAAGGCTTCCTGCGGAGATTGTTTTTGCCTGAATTGGGGCGGCGTGCTAAATACTGTCAGTCACGAATGCAATAGACCATGGATCTCCATACTTATTTACGCAATTTTCCGGATGCTCAGGGCCGCTTTGGCGAATATGGCGGCGTTTACCTGCCGGATGAGCTTGTTCCCGCTTTTGAAGAAATCACGGAAGCCTACCAGACGATCGCCCATTCCGCCCAGTTTATTAATGAACTGCGCCGCATCCGCAAGCAGTTCCAGGGGCGTCCCACTCCGGTTTACCATTGTGAACGCCTTTCCCGCCATCTGGGGACCTCACAGATTTACCTGAAGCGGGAAGACCTGAACCATACGGGCGCCCACAAACTGAATCACTGCATGGGTGAAGGCCTTCTCGCCAAGTATATGGGCAAGAAGCGCATCATTGCGGAAACGGGCGCCGGGCAGCACGGCGTGGCGCTGGCTACGGCCGCCGCCTTTTTCGGGCTGGAATGCGAGGTTCACATGGGAGCGGTGGATATTGCCAAGCAGGCTCCCAACGTCACGCGCATGAAGATTCTGGGCGCCAAGGTGGTGCCCGTCACGCACGGCCTCCAGAGCCTGAAGGAAGCCGTGGATTCCGCCTTTGATTCCTACCTGAACAGTTATAAGGATTCCATTTACTGCATCGGCTCCGTGGTGGGTCCGCACCCCTTCCCTCAAATGGTGCGTGATTTCCAGATGTGCATCGGCGTGGAGGCCCGGGAACAGTTCCTGGAAATGACGGGGCTTCTGCCGGACGCGGTGTGCGCCTGCGTGGGCGGCGGCAGCAATTCCATGGGCATGTTTACCGCCTTCCTGGGAGACCCGCTGGACATTTACGGCGTGGAACCGCTCGGCAAGGGCCCCAGGCTGGGGGACCATTCCGCTTCCATTTCCTACGGGAGCAAGGGCGTTCTGCATGGGTTCGAGAGCATTATGCTTCAGGATGAGGACGGCAATCCCGGTCCCGTCCATTCCGTAGCCAGCGGGCTGGATTATCCTTCCGTGGGACCGGAACACGCCTACCTGCACGACATCGGCCGCGTGAATTACGTCACCGCTACGGATGAAGAGGCCGTGGACGCCTTTTTCAAGCTCTCCCGTTACGAAGGGATTATTCCCGCTCTGGAAAGTTCCCACGCCATCGCCTACGCCATGAAGTGGGCCCGGGAAAACAGAGGAGGCGCTATCCTGGTCAACTGCTCCGGCCGCGGAGACAAGGATGTGGATTACGTCGTGGAGCATTACGGCTACGGGGAAGACCGCCAATTCCCGGCCTGATTCGTCACCCACCCCATTTTCAGCGGACGGAGGACGCGCCCTCCGTCCGCTCCCTTCCGCAAGGCCCCACTGCCACGCCTTTTCATGAAAGAATTATCCAGCCTGGTTCAACGGAGTTTTCACGCCGTTCCGCGGGAAGAAGATTTCAAGACCCTGGCCCTGGGGGCGTCCGGGCGCACCATTGTCCGCATCCGGCTTGACGGCCGCACCTGCATAGGCATCCGCTGGGGCAATGACCGCGCGGATAACGATTCCTTCATTCCCGCGGCCCGGCACCTGCGTGCCCATGGCGTCAACGTGCCGGAGATTTACGATTATGAACCGCTCGGCCCCGGTTGCGGAGCCGCCCTGGTAGAGGATCTGGGGGATGCCAATCTTCTGGGCTTCCGGGGGGAACCCTGGCCCACCCTGCGCCCGCGCTACGTGCGGGCCATGGAACAGCTTCATCTGCTTCATAACTGCCCGTTCCCGGAGGATTTTTCTCTTCAGCCCGCTTTTGGCGAGGCCCTGTACCGCTGGGAACAGGCCTATTTTGCAGAACATTTGCTGGGCTCCCATCTGGGAATGGAGGCGGCACCCTTTCTGAACCACCCGGCCCTGAAAGAACTGGCGCAGTTCCTGGCCTCCCTTCCCGCGCGGCCCGTCCACCGGGACAGCCAGTCCCAGAACGTGCATATCCATGCCGGGAAGACGTGGCTGATTGATTTCCAAGGCATGCGCGGCGGACGCCCGGAGTATGACCTGGCCTCTCTGGTTTATGACGGCTACGCCCATCTGGCCCCCGCACAGGTGCAGGAGCTGCTCCGGGAGTGGGAAAGGATTACCGGGCACCCCCTGGATGAGCGCATTTTCCGCGCCTGCGCCCTGCAGCGGGTCATGCAGATGCTGGGAGCCTACGCCAACATCGGCCACAACCAGGGGAAAACCTGGTACCTTGCCCAGATTCCCGCCGGGCTGGAACACCTTCGGAGGCTTCTGCCCGGCTCCACGCTTGCAGAACCACTGGCGCCCATGTTAGCATGATTTTTCATTTCGTACCCTGATGACGCTGACCCCCAGATTCCTGCTTATTGTGTCCCTGTTCCAGATATCCCTGGGCCTGGGATGGATTCTGGGGTACGTGTTTCTTCCCCCCACCGTTTTTTGTTATGAATGGGCGGCTGAACGCTCCCTGGCCGGAGAGTACCGGAACGTGCATCCGGAAGGGCTGAATGCGGAAGACAGCATCGTTCTCCAGCCTTACGATTATTTCAACAACGGGCAGACGGCCCAGCTTCCCGTAGTTTCCCTTCACCGGGAATCCTCCCTGAACAGCTTTGCCACGTATCCGCCCAACCCCATGGATTACACGGTCCTGTTCCGCCACCTGTACGAGCAGGGGGCCAAGAATGTTTACGTGACGGCCCCCCTGACGTGGGACGAGGAGCCGGACAGCATTGTGAAAGCCGCCGTGGGGTATGAGCTGGACCGCTTTCCCCACAAGGCCCTGGGGCGGCAGATGAGCGAGTCCTCCCGCCACGCGCCGCTGCCGCCGGACTGGAAGAAGCTGGCTGTTCCCGCCGCCAACATCGTTGGCAAGGCGGACCGCTTCCCGCGTGCGGACAGACTGGTGGGAGAATCTCCCCAACTGGTGACGGCGGCACTCACCCTGGGTACCGTTGTGGAGAATAACGAACTGTTTTCCCCCTCCCCGGAAGACCGGGTGTCCCCCCCCCTTTTCGTACGCTGGGGCGGGGACATCATCCCCACCCTGCCGCTGGTCGCCGCCCTGAATGCACTGGACCTGAAGCCCGGCGACGTGAAAATCATCCCGGGAGAGACCCTTTTCCTGGGCAGCAAGCGCTCCATTCCCCTGGACGAGTACGGCCGCATTCCGCTGGCGGAGCACAGCAGCCCCACCATGCTGGACACGAAGGAGGTGATCGTACCCGTCATGTCCGGACTGCGCCCGCCGGATACCACCGCCGTCAGAAAACTGCTTTCCTCAGCGGATGCGGTCATCGTTTCCGAGCCGTCCGCCCTTTCCGAGACTCCTGACGCACAGGCCCTCCTGGCCGCCCAAACCATCCGCAGCATCATGGGTTCCCTGGCTCCGGCCCCTCCCGTTCTGATTCCGGCGGCTCCGGCCTGGGTGCAGTGGGTCATCGTGCTGGATGTCCTGCTCCTGGCCGTATGGGCCCTGCGTTTCCAGCGCCGGGGCCGCTTCATCATCTGGGGCCTCTGCATTCTGGCGGTTCCGGTTATTGCGTGGTACCTGTTCTCCGTCCATGATACCTGGTTCCCCGTCATGACGCCCGTCACGGGGGTGCTGTGCGTGGCCCTGGCGGGCTTCCTGTTTCCGTGGCTCACTCCTCCCTCCGGGAATGCGGATGACGAGGAGGAGGAAGACGGCGGCTCCACCCCTGCGGACGGCAGCGGAGCGGGCCACGTCCTCCCTCCGGACAACCTGTACCAGGAACCCAACGAGGTGCCTATCCCCCATCATTCCAAAAGATAACGTCCCGACTCATGACACAGCGCAAACACATTCTTTTCATCTGCACCGGCAACACGTGCCGCAGCCCCATGGCGGAAGGCCTTTTCCGGAAACTCTCCGCCGGCCATCCGGAATGGCAGGCCGGTTCCGCAGGAACCTCCGCATGGCACGGGCAGGAGGCCAGCCCGGAAACGCTCCACGTGCTGGAGGCGCACGGCGTCAACCTGTCCTGCCATGAAAGCCGCCCCGTCACGCATGAGCTGATGGAAAAAGCCACAGCCGTTTACGCCATGACGGAGAGCCACCTGGCCGCTCTGCTTGCCAATTTCCCCGAGCATGCGGATAAAATCCGGCTGGTCACCTGCTACACGGACAACCGCAGCATTGCAGACCCGATCGGCTGCGGACAGTCCGCCTACAATAGCGTGGCGCGGCAATTGACAGCCGCCATCCAGGCCATCATTGCCCGGATGGAACAGCAGGCCTGACCATTTTTCCCCGCCTTCCGCCGTGTCCGCCCCTTCCATACGCATTGACCTGTCCCGGCAGGAGCTGGCGCTGGAAGCATCCGGAAAAGTCCTGTTCCGGTGCCCCGTTTCCAGCGGAAAAGCCGGAGCTGGGTTTGAAGAGGGTTCCGGAAAAACACCCACGGGCCGTTTCCGCATCTGCCGGAAAATAGGAGACGGAGAACCGGAGGACACCATTTTTCTTTCACGCCTTCCGGTTGGCCGCTACCCCGGCGCTATTCCGGAGGGGCTGGATGAACATTCGGACCTCATCCTGTCGCGCATCCTGTGGCTGGACGGCCTGGAACCGGAAAACGCCAATACGCGGGAACGCTACATTTACATTCACGGCACCAACCATCCGGAACTCCTGGGAACACCGTGTTCCCACGGGTGCGTCCGCCTTTCCCCCGCAGACATGCTGGTCCTTTTTGACCTGGTGGAAGAGGGAACCGCCGTGTCCATCCAGCTCTAAACCATTCTTTTTTAGAGATAATCTAAAAAAGTTATTGGATAAAAAGGAAAATAATTGAACAAAGGAGCGTTTGGGATGTATAAATCATGAAGGTACCGGAATTTGGCTGCCGGCATCTTGTTCCATTAAAAACCACTCATCCCCAATCAATCATGGACGATCCGGTCTTATTATCCCGTATTCAATTTGCTCTCACCATCATGTTCCACTATATCTTCCCGCCGATGACCATCGGCCTGGGGGTAGTTCTGGTAGCGCTGGAAGGCCTCTGGCTGAAAACAAAGAATGAGCTCTACCACAAGCAGGCCAAGTTCTGGACCAAGATATTCGGCATCATCTTCGCCCTGGGCGTCGCCTCCGGCATCGTGATGGAATTCCAGTTCGGCACCAACTGGGCGGACTATTCCCGCTGCGTGGGCGACATCTTCGGCAGCCCCCTCGCGGCGGAAGGCATTTTCGCCTTCTTCCTGGAATCCGGCTTCCTGGCCATCCTCCTCTTCGGCTGGGACAAGGTGGGACCTAAAATGCACTTCTTCTCCTCCTGCATGGTCGCCCTGGGCGCCCATTTCAGCGCCATCTGGATCATTGTGGCGAACTCCTGGATGCAGACGCCCGCCGGGTACAAGCTGGTGGAGGTGAACGGGAAAATCCAGGCCCACATCACCAGTTTCTATGACGTGGTCTTCAACCCCTCCACCATGGACCGCCTGACGCACGCCCTGGCCGGCTGCTGGCTGGCGGGGGCCACGCTCGTCCTCAGCGTCTCCGCCTGGTACATCCTGAAAAAACGCTTTACAGGAGGGGCTGAAAAAAGCTTCAAGGTGGCTCTGGTCATCGGCCTCATCGGCGTAGTGGGCATGGGCATCACGGGAGACTCCAGCGGCAGGGAAGTCGCCATCCACCAGCCCGCCAAATTCGCCGCCATGGAAGGCGTGATGGAAACGGGCGCTCCCCTGTCCCTCCACCTCGTCGGCTGGATGAACCCGTCCACCCATGAAGTCACGGGCATCTCCATTCCGTACCTGCTGACCTTCCTTACCCATCACGACCTGGATACGCCCATTACGGGCATGAATGACATTCCGCAGGATGAACGCCCCCCCATCCTGCCCGTCTTCTATTCCTTCCACATCATGATCCTGATCGGCTGCGCGCTGGCCGCGCTGTTCCTGGTGGGAATATGGGGTTGGAAACAGGGCTGGCTTTTTCAGAAACGCTGGCTTCTCTGGTGCTTCGTCTTTTCCGTACTGGGTCCCCAAATCGCCAACCAGGTGGGCTGGGCTGTGGCTGAAATGGGCCGCCAGCCGTGGATTGTGTACGGCATCCTGAGGACGGAACATGCCGTTTCCCCCACCCTTACTCCGGCGGAAGCCCTCTCCTCCCTCGGCATGTTCGGCGTGATTTACACCCTGCTTCTGGCCCTCTTCCTCTATCAGATCACCCATAAAATCCGCAAGGGTCCGGACCAGGAAGCGGAAGAAGACGACGGAACCGGGGAAGGCAAGCTCCAGGTTCCCTTCATCAAAGACTAATCCCCCACCCCGTTAAAACCATGTTGGATAATCTCACTCTCACAGACCTGCAAATCATCTGGTTCATCCTCGTCGGCGTGCTCTTTTCCGGATACGCCATCCTGGACGGCTTTGACCTGGGAACAGGAACCCTCCAGCTTTTCATCAAGGGAGATGAAAACAGAAGGCTCACGCTGAATGCCGTCGGCCCCGTGTGGGACGGCAATGAAGTCTGGCTCATCACGGGCGGCGGCGCCCTCTTTGCCGCCTTCCCGTACGTGTACGCCTCCGTTTTCTCCGGGTTCTACCTGGCCTTCATGCTCCTGCTGCTTACCCTGATCTTCCGGGCCGTCTCCATTGAATTCCGGAGCAAGCAGCCCATGAAATGGTGGCGCAGAGGGTGGGACACCACCTTCTCCATCAGCAGCCTCCTGGCCGCCCTCCTCATCGGCGTAGCCATGGGGAACGTGACCAAGGGCATCCCGCTGGACGACCAGGGCAACTTCACCGGAACCTTCCTCAGCCTGCTGAACCCCTATTCCGTTCTGCTGGGACTGACGACGGTAGCCCTGTTCGCCATGCACGGCGGTATTTTCCTGCTGATGAAAACGCAGGGGAATCTTCAGGACCAGATCAAAAAACTGCTCAAGCCCTGGATCATCATCTTCACCATCCTGATTATCCTTCACGGGGCGGCCACCCTGCTGTACGTGCCTCATGTAGCGGCGGCCCTGGAACGCTCCCCCTGGATTTACGGCATCGCGGCCCTGGCGGTCATTTCCATCACGGCCATCTGGATCTTCATCCACAGGAACCGTCCGGGCTGGGCCTTTATCGCCTCCTGCTCCACAATGGGCTGCATGATGGCCCTCTTCGGGGCGGCCATGTTCCCCAACCTGCTCTATTCCATGCCCAATCCGGAAAACTCCCTGACGCTCGTCAACGGCTCCTCCACGCGGGAAAGCCTGGTGGTGATGACGTACATCGCCATCCTGGGCGTGCCGCTCGTGCTGGCCTATTCCGCCGCCATTTACTGGGTCTTCCGCGGGAAGGTCCAGCTTAACGAACACAGCTATTAATGCCCCGCGGGCAGAGAATAGTGACCAGTGAAGAGAGAATAGCCCCATATCAACCCATCCCGCAGCATGAACGCCTCCATCTTTTCCAGACTCGCGCCTGAAGAAATCACGGCGCTCCATGAATCATGGAAGAACGACCCCCTGTCCGTAGATCCCCTCTGGGCAGCCTGGTTTGAGGGGTATGAACTGGGCAGCGGCGGCGCTCCGCAGGAACGCGGGAACACCGGAAACGGCACGGACGCCTCCCCCTA containing:
- a CDS encoding phosphotransferase, translated to MKELSSLVQRSFHAVPREEDFKTLALGASGRTIVRIRLDGRTCIGIRWGNDRADNDSFIPAARHLRAHGVNVPEIYDYEPLGPGCGAALVEDLGDANLLGFRGEPWPTLRPRYVRAMEQLHLLHNCPFPEDFSLQPAFGEALYRWEQAYFAEHLLGSHLGMEAAPFLNHPALKELAQFLASLPARPVHRDSQSQNVHIHAGKTWLIDFQGMRGGRPEYDLASLVYDGYAHLAPAQVQELLREWERITGHPLDERIFRACALQRVMQMLGAYANIGHNQGKTWYLAQIPAGLEHLRRLLPGSTLAEPLAPMLA
- the cydB gene encoding cytochrome d ubiquinol oxidase subunit II, whose protein sequence is MLDNLTLTDLQIIWFILVGVLFSGYAILDGFDLGTGTLQLFIKGDENRRLTLNAVGPVWDGNEVWLITGGGALFAAFPYVYASVFSGFYLAFMLLLLTLIFRAVSIEFRSKQPMKWWRRGWDTTFSISSLLAALLIGVAMGNVTKGIPLDDQGNFTGTFLSLLNPYSVLLGLTTVALFAMHGGIFLLMKTQGNLQDQIKKLLKPWIIIFTILIILHGAATLLYVPHVAAALERSPWIYGIAALAVISITAIWIFIHRNRPGWAFIASCSTMGCMMALFGAAMFPNLLYSMPNPENSLTLVNGSSTRESLVVMTYIAILGVPLVLAYSAAIYWVFRGKVQLNEHSY
- a CDS encoding L,D-transpeptidase; its protein translation is MSAPSIRIDLSRQELALEASGKVLFRCPVSSGKAGAGFEEGSGKTPTGRFRICRKIGDGEPEDTIFLSRLPVGRYPGAIPEGLDEHSDLILSRILWLDGLEPENANTRERYIYIHGTNHPELLGTPCSHGCVRLSPADMLVLFDLVEEGTAVSIQL
- a CDS encoding low molecular weight protein arginine phosphatase, whose translation is MTQRKHILFICTGNTCRSPMAEGLFRKLSAGHPEWQAGSAGTSAWHGQEASPETLHVLEAHGVNLSCHESRPVTHELMEKATAVYAMTESHLAALLANFPEHADKIRLVTCYTDNRSIADPIGCGQSAYNSVARQLTAAIQAIIARMEQQA
- the trpB gene encoding tryptophan synthase subunit beta translates to MDLHTYLRNFPDAQGRFGEYGGVYLPDELVPAFEEITEAYQTIAHSAQFINELRRIRKQFQGRPTPVYHCERLSRHLGTSQIYLKREDLNHTGAHKLNHCMGEGLLAKYMGKKRIIAETGAGQHGVALATAAAFFGLECEVHMGAVDIAKQAPNVTRMKILGAKVVPVTHGLQSLKEAVDSAFDSYLNSYKDSIYCIGSVVGPHPFPQMVRDFQMCIGVEAREQFLEMTGLLPDAVCACVGGGSNSMGMFTAFLGDPLDIYGVEPLGKGPRLGDHSASISYGSKGVLHGFESIMLQDEDGNPGPVHSVASGLDYPSVGPEHAYLHDIGRVNYVTATDEEAVDAFFKLSRYEGIIPALESSHAIAYAMKWARENRGGAILVNCSGRGDKDVDYVVEHYGYGEDRQFPA
- a CDS encoding ferritin; this translates as MISTTMATALNEQIKWEMYSANLYLAMSAYLQDAGLTGFAHWMRVQYQEETAHALKFYDFLLARGGQFTMLSIDAPAASWSNILEMFEETLTHEQEVTRRINDLVRLSKEEKDFATDIFLHWFVSEQVEEEETVKDIISKLRMIKGEGQGMLLMDKELGARVFTPPPAN
- a CDS encoding MarR family winged helix-turn-helix transcriptional regulator, translated to MSSISEEANKLADFILFTQRSCILNLSSELNEGKVSYPQFFLLTYLASEDFLSMSSIALKMGHSTAAATGMVDKLQEMGYLKRMSAAKDRRKIMVAITQEGRDLVDRMRQNIVRDLAALMAGADPDARQTLADTGKSIKKRRLA
- a CDS encoding cytochrome ubiquinol oxidase subunit I → MDDPVLLSRIQFALTIMFHYIFPPMTIGLGVVLVALEGLWLKTKNELYHKQAKFWTKIFGIIFALGVASGIVMEFQFGTNWADYSRCVGDIFGSPLAAEGIFAFFLESGFLAILLFGWDKVGPKMHFFSSCMVALGAHFSAIWIIVANSWMQTPAGYKLVEVNGKIQAHITSFYDVVFNPSTMDRLTHALAGCWLAGATLVLSVSAWYILKKRFTGGAEKSFKVALVIGLIGVVGMGITGDSSGREVAIHQPAKFAAMEGVMETGAPLSLHLVGWMNPSTHEVTGISIPYLLTFLTHHDLDTPITGMNDIPQDERPPILPVFYSFHIMILIGCALAALFLVGIWGWKQGWLFQKRWLLWCFVFSVLGPQIANQVGWAVAEMGRQPWIVYGILRTEHAVSPTLTPAEALSSLGMFGVIYTLLLALFLYQITHKIRKGPDQEAEEDDGTGEGKLQVPFIKD